A single region of the Sorghum bicolor cultivar BTx623 chromosome 9, Sorghum_bicolor_NCBIv3, whole genome shotgun sequence genome encodes:
- the LOC8083793 gene encoding protein CHUP1, chloroplastic isoform X2 — MLVRLGFVVVASVAALTLQRANNGGRHNKDNDQARKREDKARNSEHGEREEEDGEKEEEEEVKTISGIINSARSLDDDDDDMLSEIESLLSGDIDIPIPRDRFDVNGRPRYNAYMANEASEIERLRSLVREMEEREAKLEGELAYMANKASEIERLRSLVREMEEREAKLEGQLAYMANEASEIERLRSLVMEMEEREAKLEGELSYMANVASEIERLRSLVREMEEREAKLEGELLEYYGMKEMETDVTELQKQLKIKAVEINMLNDTINSLQEERKKLQDDVARGEVAKKELEVARSKIKELQRQIQLEAGQTKGQLMLLKQQVIGLKAKEEEAAKKEVEVERKLKKLKEFEVEVLELRRKNKELLYEKRDLIVKLDAAEGKITESDVVANAREEINKLRHTNEDLTKQVEGLQMNRFSEVEELVYLRWVNACLRFELRNYQTPSGKVSARDLNRTLSPKSQERAKQLMLEYAGSERGHGDTDLESVSSMPSSPGSEDFDNISIDSSSSRYSFLSKRSNLMQKIKKWGRSKDDSSGLASPISGSPLRKPKGPLEALMLKNAGDGTAITTYGKRDPNDVLDDENVASSFQLMSKTVEGFADEKYPAYKDRHKLATEREKVIKEKAGQARAQRFGGGHSSALISSPKGALPPKLAQIKERSPAANAESSEQSSDNQNNTLVVSQMKLANIEKRATRVPRPPPPRSTTASGATNTASGAQTPRAPGAPPPPPPPPGKAGGPPPPPPPPGALPRNLGGGDKVHRAPEIVEFYQSLMKREAKRETSLGSMSSNVSDARSNMIGEIENRSTFLLAVKADVETQGEFVESLANEVRAASFVNIDDVVAFVNWLDEELSFLVDERAVLKHFDWPESKTDAIREAAFEYHDLMKLQSKVSSFTDDPQLACEEALKKMYSLLEKVEQSVYALLRTRDMTVSRYKEYGIPFDWLSDSGVVGKIKLASVQLANKYMKRVASELDALEGTEKEPNREFLLLQGVRFAFRVHQFAGGFDAESMKAFEELRSKMTTQSSAPQISEG; from the exons ATGCTTGTGAGATTAGGCTTTGTCGTTGTAGCCTCTGTCGCAGCTTTAACTCTTCAGAGAGCTAACAATGGGGGCAGGCACAACAAGG ACAATGACCAAGCAAGGAAAAGGGAGGATAAGGCTCGCAATTCTGAACAT GGGGAGAGAGAAGAAGAGGATGGGGAgaaagaagaggaggaagaggtcAAAACAATCAGTGGCATAATTAACTCAGCCCGTTCACTagacgatgacgatgatgataTGCTTTCCGAGATCGAGAGCCTCCTGTCAGGAGACATTGACATCCCTATACCACGTGATCGGTTTGATGTCAATGGACGGCCACGGTACAATGCTTAC ATGGCTAACGAGGCCTCTGAGATAGAGAGACTGCGCAGCCTGGTGAGAGAGATGGAAGAGAGGGAGGCAAAGCTTGAGGGCGAGCTTGCTTACATGGCTAACAAGGCCTCTGAGATAGAGAGACTGCGCAGCCTGGTGAGGGAGATGGAAGAGAGGGAGGCAAAGCTTGAGGGCCAGCTTGCTTACATGGCTAATGAGGCCTCTGAGATAGAGAGGCTGCGCAGCCTGGTGATGGAGATGGAAGAGAGGGAGGCAAAGCTTGAGGGCGAGCTTTCTTACATGGCTAACGTGGCCTCTGAGATAGAGAGACTGCGCAGCCTGGTGAGGGAGATGGAAGAGAGGGAGGCGAAGCTTGAGGGCGAGCTGCTGGAGTACTATGGAATGAAGGAAATGGAGACTGATGTCACTGAGCTGCAAAAGCAGCTCAAGATCAAGGCAGTGGAGATCAACATGCTCAACGACACCATAAACTCACTGCAGGAGGAGCGGAAGAAACTGCAAGATGACGTTGCACGTGGAGAAGTTGCCAAGAAAGAGCTCGAAGTGGCTAGGAGCAAGATAAAGGAGCTGCAGCGGCAGATACAGCTGGAAGCAGGCCAGACAAAAGGTCAGCTGATGCTGCTGAAACAGCAGGTCATCGGATTGAAGGCCAAGGAGGAAGAGGCGGCAAAAAAGGAAGTCGAGGTTGAGCGGAAGCTGAAGAAGCTCAAGGAGTTCGAAGTGGAGGTACTTGAGCTAAGAAGGAAGAACAAGGAGTTGTTGTACGAGAAGAGAGATCTCATTGTGAAGTTGGATGCAGCTGAAGGGAAAATAACTGAG AGTGATGTAGTTGCCAATGCAAGGGAAGAGATAAACAAGCTGAGGCATACAAATGAGGACCTCACAAAGCAAGTGGAAGGCCTACAGATGAACAGGTTCAGTGAAGTAGAGGAGTTGGTATACCTGCGCTGGGTCAATGCCTGTCTGAGATTCGAACTCCGCAACTATCAGACTCCATCAGGGAAGGTGTCTGCACGTGATCTTAACAGGACACTGAGCCCCAAATCACAGGAGAGGGCTAAACAACTGATGTTGGAGTATGCAGGATCTGAACGGGGTCACGGTGACACAGACCTTGAGAGTGTTTCTTCAATGCCTTCTTCACCTGGAAGCGAAGACTTTGACAACATTTCAATTGACAGTTCTTCCAGCAGATACAGTTTCCTAAGCAAAAGGTCCAATCTGATGCAAAAAATCAAAAAGTGGGGAAGGAGCAAGGATGACAGCAGTGGTTTAGCCTCCCCAATCAGTGGTTCTCCACTGAGGAAACCAAAGGGCCCCCTCGAAGCTCTCATGCTAAAAAATGCTGGAGATGGTACAGCCATAACAACATATGGAAAGAGGGATCCCAATGATGTCTTGGACGATGAAAATGTTGCGTCCTCATTCCAACTGATGTCCAAGACAGTCGAAGGTTTTGCTGATGAGAAGTATCCCGCTTACAAAGATAGGCACAAACTTGCAACTGAACGGGAGAAGGTGATAAAAGAGAAGGCTGGGCAAGCAAGAGCACAAaggtttggtggtggacacagtTCAGCTCTTATTTCCTCTCCTAAAGGTGCACTCCCTCCGAAACTTGCTCAAATTAAGGAGAGATCCCCTGCAGCTAATGCTGAATCCAGTGAGCAATCCAGTGACAACCAAAACAACACCCTGGTGGTGAGCCAGATGAAGCTTGCCAACATTGAGAAGAGAGCAACAAGAGTTCCCAGACCACCTCCCCCTCGATCAACCACTGCTTCAGGGGCTACTAATACTGCAAGTGGAGCACAAACGCCACGTGCACCAggtgcacctcctcctcctcctccacctccagGGAAAGCTGGTggcccaccaccaccgccgccacctCCAGGTGCTCTACCAAGGAACCTTGGTGGGGGTGACAAGGTACACCGTGCACCGGAGATTGTGGAGTTCTATCAAAGTCTCATGAAGCGTGAAGCAAAAAGAGAGACATCTTTAGGATCAATGTCATCCAATGTTTCTGATGCCAGGAGTAACATGATTGGAGAGATTGAGAACAGATCAACCTTTCTCTTAGCT GTAAAAGCTGATGTGGAGACACAAGGAGAATTTGTTGAGTCTCTAGCAAATGAGGTCCGAGCAGCAAGCTTTGTAAATATTGATGATGTTGTTGCATTTGTAAATTGGTTGGATGAGGAGTTATCTTTCTTG GTTGATGAGCGAGCAGTGCTAAAGCATTTTGATTGGCCAGAGAGCAAAACAGATGCAATAAGAGAAGCAGCTTTTGAGTACCACGATCTGATGAAGTTACAGAGCAAGGTTTCATCCTTTACCGATGATCCACAACTTGCATGTGAAGAAGCTCTCAAGAAGATGTATTCTTTGCTTGAAAA AGTGGAGCAGAGTGTCTATGCACTACTCCGTACAAGAGACATGACCGTCTCACGctacaaggagtatgggatcccATTTGACTGGCTGTCTGATTCTGGAGTAGTTGGCAAG ATCAAATTGGCATCTGTTCAGCTTGCAAACAAGTATATGAAGAGGGTTGCCTCAGAACTTGACGCATTGGAAGGCACTGAGAAAGAGCCCAATAGAGAGTTTTTGCTTCTCCAGGGTGTGAGGTTTGCTTTCCGGGTTCATCAG TTTGCTGGGGGCTTTGATGCAGAAAGCATGAAAGCTTTTGAAGAGCTAAGAAGCAAAATGACCACACAGTCATCTGCTCCACAGATATCTGAAGGCTGA
- the LOC8083793 gene encoding protein CHUP1, chloroplastic isoform X1: MLVRLGFVVVASVAALTLQRANNGGRHNKDNDQARKREDKARNSEHGEREEEDGEKEEEEEVKTISGIINSARSLDDDDDDMLSEIESLLSGDIDIPIPRDRFDVNGRPRYNAYMANEASEIERLRSLVREMEEREAKLEGELAYMANEASEIERLRSLVREMEEREAKLEGELAYMANKASEIERLRSLVREMEEREAKLEGQLAYMANEASEIERLRSLVMEMEEREAKLEGELSYMANVASEIERLRSLVREMEEREAKLEGELLEYYGMKEMETDVTELQKQLKIKAVEINMLNDTINSLQEERKKLQDDVARGEVAKKELEVARSKIKELQRQIQLEAGQTKGQLMLLKQQVIGLKAKEEEAAKKEVEVERKLKKLKEFEVEVLELRRKNKELLYEKRDLIVKLDAAEGKITESDVVANAREEINKLRHTNEDLTKQVEGLQMNRFSEVEELVYLRWVNACLRFELRNYQTPSGKVSARDLNRTLSPKSQERAKQLMLEYAGSERGHGDTDLESVSSMPSSPGSEDFDNISIDSSSSRYSFLSKRSNLMQKIKKWGRSKDDSSGLASPISGSPLRKPKGPLEALMLKNAGDGTAITTYGKRDPNDVLDDENVASSFQLMSKTVEGFADEKYPAYKDRHKLATEREKVIKEKAGQARAQRFGGGHSSALISSPKGALPPKLAQIKERSPAANAESSEQSSDNQNNTLVVSQMKLANIEKRATRVPRPPPPRSTTASGATNTASGAQTPRAPGAPPPPPPPPGKAGGPPPPPPPPGALPRNLGGGDKVHRAPEIVEFYQSLMKREAKRETSLGSMSSNVSDARSNMIGEIENRSTFLLAVKADVETQGEFVESLANEVRAASFVNIDDVVAFVNWLDEELSFLVDERAVLKHFDWPESKTDAIREAAFEYHDLMKLQSKVSSFTDDPQLACEEALKKMYSLLEKVEQSVYALLRTRDMTVSRYKEYGIPFDWLSDSGVVGKIKLASVQLANKYMKRVASELDALEGTEKEPNREFLLLQGVRFAFRVHQFAGGFDAESMKAFEELRSKMTTQSSAPQISEG; the protein is encoded by the exons ATGCTTGTGAGATTAGGCTTTGTCGTTGTAGCCTCTGTCGCAGCTTTAACTCTTCAGAGAGCTAACAATGGGGGCAGGCACAACAAGG ACAATGACCAAGCAAGGAAAAGGGAGGATAAGGCTCGCAATTCTGAACAT GGGGAGAGAGAAGAAGAGGATGGGGAgaaagaagaggaggaagaggtcAAAACAATCAGTGGCATAATTAACTCAGCCCGTTCACTagacgatgacgatgatgataTGCTTTCCGAGATCGAGAGCCTCCTGTCAGGAGACATTGACATCCCTATACCACGTGATCGGTTTGATGTCAATGGACGGCCACGGTACAATGCTTACATGGCTAACGAGGCCTCTGAGATAGAGAGACTGCGCAGCCTGGTGAGAGAGATGGAAGAAAGGGAGGCAAAGCTTGAGGGCGAGCTTGCTTACATGGCTAACGAGGCCTCTGAGATAGAGAGACTGCGCAGCCTGGTGAGAGAGATGGAAGAGAGGGAGGCAAAGCTTGAGGGCGAGCTTGCTTACATGGCTAACAAGGCCTCTGAGATAGAGAGACTGCGCAGCCTGGTGAGGGAGATGGAAGAGAGGGAGGCAAAGCTTGAGGGCCAGCTTGCTTACATGGCTAATGAGGCCTCTGAGATAGAGAGGCTGCGCAGCCTGGTGATGGAGATGGAAGAGAGGGAGGCAAAGCTTGAGGGCGAGCTTTCTTACATGGCTAACGTGGCCTCTGAGATAGAGAGACTGCGCAGCCTGGTGAGGGAGATGGAAGAGAGGGAGGCGAAGCTTGAGGGCGAGCTGCTGGAGTACTATGGAATGAAGGAAATGGAGACTGATGTCACTGAGCTGCAAAAGCAGCTCAAGATCAAGGCAGTGGAGATCAACATGCTCAACGACACCATAAACTCACTGCAGGAGGAGCGGAAGAAACTGCAAGATGACGTTGCACGTGGAGAAGTTGCCAAGAAAGAGCTCGAAGTGGCTAGGAGCAAGATAAAGGAGCTGCAGCGGCAGATACAGCTGGAAGCAGGCCAGACAAAAGGTCAGCTGATGCTGCTGAAACAGCAGGTCATCGGATTGAAGGCCAAGGAGGAAGAGGCGGCAAAAAAGGAAGTCGAGGTTGAGCGGAAGCTGAAGAAGCTCAAGGAGTTCGAAGTGGAGGTACTTGAGCTAAGAAGGAAGAACAAGGAGTTGTTGTACGAGAAGAGAGATCTCATTGTGAAGTTGGATGCAGCTGAAGGGAAAATAACTGAG AGTGATGTAGTTGCCAATGCAAGGGAAGAGATAAACAAGCTGAGGCATACAAATGAGGACCTCACAAAGCAAGTGGAAGGCCTACAGATGAACAGGTTCAGTGAAGTAGAGGAGTTGGTATACCTGCGCTGGGTCAATGCCTGTCTGAGATTCGAACTCCGCAACTATCAGACTCCATCAGGGAAGGTGTCTGCACGTGATCTTAACAGGACACTGAGCCCCAAATCACAGGAGAGGGCTAAACAACTGATGTTGGAGTATGCAGGATCTGAACGGGGTCACGGTGACACAGACCTTGAGAGTGTTTCTTCAATGCCTTCTTCACCTGGAAGCGAAGACTTTGACAACATTTCAATTGACAGTTCTTCCAGCAGATACAGTTTCCTAAGCAAAAGGTCCAATCTGATGCAAAAAATCAAAAAGTGGGGAAGGAGCAAGGATGACAGCAGTGGTTTAGCCTCCCCAATCAGTGGTTCTCCACTGAGGAAACCAAAGGGCCCCCTCGAAGCTCTCATGCTAAAAAATGCTGGAGATGGTACAGCCATAACAACATATGGAAAGAGGGATCCCAATGATGTCTTGGACGATGAAAATGTTGCGTCCTCATTCCAACTGATGTCCAAGACAGTCGAAGGTTTTGCTGATGAGAAGTATCCCGCTTACAAAGATAGGCACAAACTTGCAACTGAACGGGAGAAGGTGATAAAAGAGAAGGCTGGGCAAGCAAGAGCACAAaggtttggtggtggacacagtTCAGCTCTTATTTCCTCTCCTAAAGGTGCACTCCCTCCGAAACTTGCTCAAATTAAGGAGAGATCCCCTGCAGCTAATGCTGAATCCAGTGAGCAATCCAGTGACAACCAAAACAACACCCTGGTGGTGAGCCAGATGAAGCTTGCCAACATTGAGAAGAGAGCAACAAGAGTTCCCAGACCACCTCCCCCTCGATCAACCACTGCTTCAGGGGCTACTAATACTGCAAGTGGAGCACAAACGCCACGTGCACCAggtgcacctcctcctcctcctccacctccagGGAAAGCTGGTggcccaccaccaccgccgccacctCCAGGTGCTCTACCAAGGAACCTTGGTGGGGGTGACAAGGTACACCGTGCACCGGAGATTGTGGAGTTCTATCAAAGTCTCATGAAGCGTGAAGCAAAAAGAGAGACATCTTTAGGATCAATGTCATCCAATGTTTCTGATGCCAGGAGTAACATGATTGGAGAGATTGAGAACAGATCAACCTTTCTCTTAGCT GTAAAAGCTGATGTGGAGACACAAGGAGAATTTGTTGAGTCTCTAGCAAATGAGGTCCGAGCAGCAAGCTTTGTAAATATTGATGATGTTGTTGCATTTGTAAATTGGTTGGATGAGGAGTTATCTTTCTTG GTTGATGAGCGAGCAGTGCTAAAGCATTTTGATTGGCCAGAGAGCAAAACAGATGCAATAAGAGAAGCAGCTTTTGAGTACCACGATCTGATGAAGTTACAGAGCAAGGTTTCATCCTTTACCGATGATCCACAACTTGCATGTGAAGAAGCTCTCAAGAAGATGTATTCTTTGCTTGAAAA AGTGGAGCAGAGTGTCTATGCACTACTCCGTACAAGAGACATGACCGTCTCACGctacaaggagtatgggatcccATTTGACTGGCTGTCTGATTCTGGAGTAGTTGGCAAG ATCAAATTGGCATCTGTTCAGCTTGCAAACAAGTATATGAAGAGGGTTGCCTCAGAACTTGACGCATTGGAAGGCACTGAGAAAGAGCCCAATAGAGAGTTTTTGCTTCTCCAGGGTGTGAGGTTTGCTTTCCGGGTTCATCAG TTTGCTGGGGGCTTTGATGCAGAAAGCATGAAAGCTTTTGAAGAGCTAAGAAGCAAAATGACCACACAGTCATCTGCTCCACAGATATCTGAAGGCTGA